Proteins encoded together in one Vigna angularis cultivar LongXiaoDou No.4 chromosome 5, ASM1680809v1, whole genome shotgun sequence window:
- the LOC108340112 gene encoding transcription factor MYB14 has protein sequence MVRAPYFDKNGTKKGAWCEEEDKKLIAYVQNHGHPNWRQLPKFAGLQRCGKSCRLRWMNYLRPNLKRGNYTPKEEQIITDLHKKHGNKWSLIAESLPGRTDNEIKNYWHSHLKKFQNSNNNSSCDEDLKSNGCKEFEMEMNEGHSVESHHILESSVSITSETSYTDHNSPCLSFCSSHTESTMNLCKEEESVASWETLDLGFSSNFWTEPFISENALDEDYFHISSYGTEPFYLW, from the exons ATGGTAAGAGCTCcctattttgataaaaatggaACAAAGAAAGGAGCATGGTGTGAAGAAGAGGACAAGAAGCTTATTGCCTATGTTCAGAATCATGGCCACCCCAATTGGCGTCAACTTCCAAAGTTTGCAG GGTTGCAAAGATGTGGAAAAAGTTGCAGACTTCGATGGATGAATTACCTCAGGCCAAATCTAAAACGAGGGAACTACACCCCCAAGGAAGAGCAAATCATCACTGATTTGCATAAAAAGCATGGAAATAA ATGGTCTCTGATTGCTGAAAGTTTACCCGGAAGAACAGACAATGAGATAAAGAACTATTGGCACAGCCACCTAAAGAAGTTCCAAAACAGCAACAATAACAGCTCTTGTGATGAAGATTTGAAGTCCAACGGATGCAAAGAGTTTGAAATGGAAATGAACGAGGGTCATAGTGTTGAATCTCACCACATTTTGGAGAGTTCAGTGTCAATTACCTCAGAAACTTCCTACACCGACCACAATTCCCCTTGTCTTTCATTTTGTTCAAGTCACACAGAATCAACCATGAACTTGTGCAAGGAAGAAGAAAGTGTTGCTTCATGGGAAACattggatttagggtttagtaGCAATTTCTGGACCGAACCCTTTATTTCAGAAAACGCACTTGATGAAGATTATTTTCACATTTCCTCTTATGGGACAGAACCATTTTACTTATGGTAG